From the genome of Acidihalobacter aeolianus:
GACAACCATAATGCATCGGAGTATCGCCATGCCCCAGCCACCGAGCGCCGGTCCGTGCGCGTAGCCCTGTTCCCCTCCTGTCTGGCGGAAGGCTTCTATCCGCGCGCGGTCGAGGATGCCCACTGGCTGCTCGTGGCCGCCGGCGCCGAAGTGACGGTGCCCGAAGGCGCCACCTGCTGCGGCCAGCCTGCCTACAGTACCGGCCATCATGCGGATGCCCGCGCCATGCTCGAACGGACCCTGGACGCCCTGGTCGGCGCCGATTACGTGGTGCTGCCCTCGGGCAGCTGCGCCGCCATGCTGCGCTGCTTCGCGCCTGCGCTGGCGGCAGATACCGCCGTCGCGGTAGCCGCGCAGATGGTGGGCGAGCGCAGCTACGAACTGGCCCAGTTCCTCGACGAAATCGCCGGCTGGCGCCCCGCTGCACACGGCCTCGCCGGTCGCCTGATCGCCGTGCACCACGGCTGCCACGCCCTGCGCGAACTGCATGCGGCGGAGTCCGCGGAACGGCTGTTGCGCGCCGCTGGCGCGGAGCTGCTGCCCTGGATCGCACAGCGCGAGTGCTGCGGTTTCGGCGGAGCCTTCGCAGTGAAACTGCCGGAGGTGTCCGCGGCGATGGCTGACCGCAAGCTCGACACCCTGCCCGAGGCGGAGTGGCTGGTGAGTGCCGATCCCGGCTGCCTGATGCAGCTTTCCGGCCGCGCCGGGGCGCGCGGCATCGATCTGCCGGTGCGCCATCTGGCCGGCGTGCTGCGGGAGGCTGCGCGTGCCGACTGAGACGCCCATCGACTATCGCGCACACGCTCGCGGCCTGTTGCGCGACACGCCCGGCGTGCGCGACGCCGTCACCCGCGCCACCAGCCACCTGGACGGTAACCGCGAGCTGGCCTATGCCGAGATCGACGAGCGCGCGCTGCGCGACTGGGCGGCCGGTCTGCGCCGCCACGCGCTCGCCAACCTGGATCGCTATCTGCTCCAGGCCGAGGAGCGCCTGACGGCCAATGGCGTCGAGGTGCACTGGGCGGATGACGCCAGCGAGGCGCTCGCGGTCCTCGCAACGCTGGTGCAGCGTTACGCGGTGCGGCGCGTGGTCAAGGGCAAGAGCATGCTGACCGAGGAGATCGGCGCCAACGCGGCCCTCGAAGGGATGGGCGTCGAGGTGTTCGAGACCGATCTCGGCGAATACATCATCCAGCTCGCGCACGAGCACCCGAGCCACATCATCGCCCCCGCGATCCATCGCTCAGTGGAAGACATCGCCGCGCAGTTCGAGAGCCAGCTCGGCACTCCGTCCGACGCCGATCCCGAGGCCCTCGCCGCGGCGGCGCGCGCACGCCTGCGCGAGGCCTTCCTGTCCGCCGAGATGGGCATTACCGGCGCCAATTTCGTCGCCGCCGACAGCGGTACCGTGGCCCTGGTCGAGAACGAGGGCAACATCCGGCTCAGCACCTCCGCGCCGCGCGTGCACGTGGCCTTCGTGGGTATCGAGAAGGTGGTGCCGCGTCTCGCCGATCTCGGCGGCTTGCTGCCGCTGATCAGTCGCGCGGCCACCGGCCAGCGGCTCGGCAACTACGTCAGCCTGATCTCGGGGCCACGCCGCGCGGACGAGGCGGACGGTCCCGAGGCGGTGCATGTGGTCTTCGTCGACAACGGCCGCAGCGCCCTGCTCGGCGACCCGGAGCAGGGCGAGGCGCTGGCCTGCATCCGCTGCGGCGCATGCCTCAATACCTGCCCCGTGTTCCGCCAGACCGGCGGTCATCCCTATCAGTGGGCCTACTCGGGGCCGATCGGAGCGGTGCTGGCGCCGGCCCTGCTCGGGCTGGAACGCGCCTGGATGCTGCCGCAGGCCTCGACCCTGTGCGGCGCCTGCGAGGACGTCTGCCCGGTACGCATCCCGCTGCCGCGGATGCTGGTCACCTGGCGCCAGCGGGCGGCGGCTGCCGGGCTCGGCTTTGCCGGCGAGGCCCTCGCGGTCAAGTCGTGGCGCTGGGTGGCCTCGCATCCGGGGCTGTTCCACCGCAGCGTGCGCGCCATGAGCGGGCCGCTGGGGCATGCCTTCGGCGGTGTGCCGGTGCTGCGCGAATGGACCCGCTTTCGCGTTCTGCCGCAGGCAGACGACGCCGGCGAGGACACGCCATGAAACCGGAGATGCTCGCCCGCATCCGCGCCGCCGCGGCACGCCGTGCCGACCCGGGTCTTGCCGCAGCACCGCCGCGCCCCGCTGTGACTGAGCCGCGCGCGCTGTTGCAACAGCGCTGCAACGGTAACGGCATCGAGTGGCAGGCGTTTGCGGACACGGCACAGGCGCGCACCTGGCTTGCCGGATTCGCCGCCGGCTTCGCCGACGCCTCGGTCAGCGCCTGGGTGCCCGACGATCTGGCGCCGGCGCTGCCCGCCGCCGCCCCCGAAAGCGCCGCGCTGGGCGTCAGCCGCGCGCGGCTTGCGGTGGCCGAGTCCGGCACCCTGGTTCTCGACGCCCGCGAGGGGCGACGCACGCAACTGCTGCCGCCCGTGCACCTGATCTGGCTGGCGGAGAACGACATCGTGCCCGCGCTGCCGGATGCCCTGGCGCGGCTTGCCGACGACCTCCCGTCCGCCGTCGGTCTGCACTCGGGGCCGTCGCGCTCCGCGGACATCGGCGGCGTGCTGGTGCAGGGCGTACACGGCCCCGGACGCGTCGTGGTCGCATTGCTGCCTTCTATTTCGCCCATCCCCGCGCTCGGGTAAGCTCCACACCCACCCTGACCCGGGCGCAGCACGCCCGGTCGTTTGCAGCGAGCGCATAGCCATGGCCTACATCTATCTCCTGGTCGCTATCCTGAGCGAGGTCGCGGCCACCACCGCGCTCAAGCGCGCAGACGGCTTCACCCACCCGCTACCCAGTGCGATCGTGGTGCTGGGCTACGGCACTGCCTTCTACTGCCTGAGTCTGGTGCTGCGCAGCCTGCCGGTCAGCATTACCTACGCCATCTGGTCCGGGCTCGGCATCGTGCTGGTCACCTTGGCGGGCGCAGTGTTCTACCGCCAGATGCCCGATTTGGCGGCCTGGATAGGCATGGGGCTGATCCTGGCCGGCGTGCTCGTTATCCACCTCTTCTCGCGCAGCGCGGTGCTGTCGTGAGCGCCGGCCGCGTGTCGTTGCCGCGTGCGTTCGTATTGCTCGCCGGCATACTCCTCGGTACAGCGGTGCAGGCCGCGCCGCTGTACCGCATCATCGACCTTGGCCTGCTCCCCGGCGGGCATGGCAGTCAGGCCGCCGCGATCAACCGCTACGGCGAGGTTGCCGGCTCGGCCGTCACCCGCCACGGCGTGCTGCGTGCGGTGCGCTGGCGCCCCGGACATCCTCCGCGCAATCTCGGTCTGCTGCCGGGCGGGCACAACAGCCGCGGCTTCGGCATCAACGTACGTGGCGAGGTCACTGGCGAGACCGGCTTGCGTACGGGGGCCGAACGCGCCTTCATCTGGTCGCCCAGGCATGGCCTGCGCGATCTCGGCACCCTGGGCGGACGCAATAGCGTCGGTTTCGGCGTCAATGCCCACGGAGCCGTTACCGGCACGGCGGACACGCGCAAGGGTCACGGTCACGCCTTCGTCTGGCGGCCGCGCCACGGGATGCGCGACCTCGGCACCCTGGGCGGCACCAGCAGCGACGGCATTGCGATCAACGGCTACGGCGATATCGTCGGCCAGTCGCGCACCCGCAGCGGTTCGATGCGCGCCTTCATCTGGACGGCGCAGCGCGGCATGACCGACCTCGGCACCCTGGGCGGGCGCAACAGCAATGCCACAGCGATCGACGAACGGGGCGCGGTCACGGGCGCCGCGGACACCTCGGGCGGCACCTCGCACGCCTTTTTATGGACGCCGGACGACGGCATGCGCGACCTCGGCTCGCTGGGCGGGACCAGCACCGGCCTTGGGGTCAACGGGCGCGATGAAGTGGTCGGCATGTCGATGACCGCGAACGGGGGCATGCGCGCCTTCGTATGGACCCCGGCTACCGGCATGCGCGCACTCGACGGGCTGATTCCGCGGGGCAGTGGCTGGACGCTGGTGATGGCCAGTGCCGTCAACTCGCGCGGACAGATCGTCGGCGTGGGCAGCTATCGCGGCGAGGAGCGCGCCTTTCTGCTGACGCCGTTGGCATCGCCGGACCGGTTTCGGCCGGTTGCAGAGCACACGCACTGAGAGCCGCCCGCGGGTTCGCGGCCAGGGGGGAGAGCATGACGTTGCGCGCGGTCATCGTGTTGTTCGACGAGATCGAGGTGCTGGATTTCGCCGGCCCGTTCGAGGTGTTGTCCACCGCTTCGCGGGTGGCCCGTCGGCAGGGGCTCGATGCGCCCTTCGAGGTCTGCACGGTGGCGGAGACGGCCGCGCCGGTGCGCGCCCGCGGCGGCCTGCGCGTGACGCCTGACCATACGTTGGCCGACTGCCCCAAGGCCGACCTGCTGCTGGTGCCGGGCGGCGACGTTACCGCCGCGCTGCGGCGTGCGCCGTTGATCGAATGGATCGCGCAGCGCGCCGCGGGTGCCGAGCTGACTGCCTCGATCTGCACCGGCGCATTCCTGCTGGCCGAGGTCGGTCAGCTGCGCGGTCGCCGCGTCACCACCCACTGGGAAGACATCGACGAACTGGCGCGGAGCTACCCAGACCTCGAGGTCGTCACCGGCGTGCGCTGGGTGGACATCGGCGACCGCGTCACCTCGGCGGGGATCACCGCGGGCATCGACATGAGCCTGCACCTCGTCGCCCGCTTCGCCGGCATGTCACTCGCGCTCGCCACGGCGCGGCAGATGGACTTCGAATGGCGCACGGAGGCATCGACGCCGGCGTGAGGCGCAGCGCGAGAACCCGCTGCCGGCGTTGCGGTCTGATGAGTAACACGGATGACGCAGGCGCACAGGGATCGTCGCGCACCGCCTTGAGCCCGGCGCCGCCGTCAACGACCGCTGCCCGCCGCGGCACGGTTCCGCATTCCGGACGCGGTTTCGTATCCCGGACCCCGCCCGTCTCCGCGTTCCGTCATCCAGCCAGCGTGCCGCCTTGCCGGCAGCATCCGATCGAGGGAGGTCGTCATGAGCAAGACATTGACCCTGCAGGCCGAGCGCAGCGCGCTGGTCGTCATCGACCTGCAACGCGGTATCGTCGGCATGCAGACGCAGCCGCATGCGCCGGCCGAGGTGGTCGCGCGCAGCGTCGACATGCTCCGGGCGGCCCGCGCGGCCGGGACCCTGTGCGTGCTGGTGCACGTCGGCGGCGGGCCGGACGGACGCGACCGTCTGAGCCCCGAAGCCGACCAACCGGCACCGGCCGGCCCGTCGCCCGCGGGTTTTTCCGATCTCGTGTCCGAGGTCGGTCCCGAGGACGGCGACATCGTGATCCTCAAGCGCCAGTGGGGTGCCTTCTACGGCACCGACCTCGATCTCCAGCTGCGCCGCCGCGGCATCGACACGGTAATCCTGTGCGGCATCGCGACCGAGATCGGTGTGGAAAGCACCGCGCGCGACGCCTACGAGCGCGGCTATCGTCTGGTCTTCGCCGCCGACGCGATGAACGGGCGCAGCGTGGAGGGTCACGAAAACTCGTTGCAGCGCATTTTCCCGCGCATGGGCCTAGTGCGCGATACGCAGACCGTGGTCGCGGCCCTGGAAGCGGGGCGCTGAACGCGGGTCCGTGCAGCGGTTTGTGGCGGCTCGCGCCCGTCGCCCTGATGGGCGGTCTGGGCGGCGGACTGGTGTTCCCGATCCTGCCGGCCCTGGGTCCGCAACTCGGGATTTCCGGTTTCGTGGTCGGCCTGATCCTGTCCGCCAACCGCATCACCCGGCTGGCCTTCGACGCGCCGGCCGGGCATCTGGTCGACCGTCTGGGCGGGCGTGGACCGATCACCCTCGGCCTGCTGATCGAGGCGCTCGGCATCCTGTGCTACAGCCTGGCCCTGCGCGTCGGCCCGCCTGCCGGCTGGCTGCTGTTCGGCCGTGCGGTGTTTGGCGTGGGTTCCGCAATGTTGCTGGTCGGGGTGCAGGCGACCGCACTGGGCATCTCCTCGCGCGAGGACCGCGGTCGCAAGATGGCGGGCGTACGCATCGCCATGAGCCTGGGGCTGCCGCTCGGCATGGTGCTGGGCGGGCTGCTGGCCGAGCGCTATTCGGACGACACCGCCTTTCTCGCCGGCGCCGCCAGCACCTTTGCCGCGGCGGGCATCGCCGCATGGCTGATTCCGCAGGTGCCGCGCGAACCGCGACAGGCCGTTTCCCACGAGGGACTGCTCGCGCGCCTGCGCACCCTGGCCGGCTTGCCCGCGTTCCCGTTCATGGCCACCGCCTGGGGCTTCAATCTGCTGATCTTTCTCAGCGTGCAGGGCGTGATGCTCGCGACCCTGGTGCTGCTGGTGCAGGCGCGCGACATCCGTGTGCTGGGCCTCGCCGATCAGGGTAGCGCGGGACTGGTGATGGCGGTGATGATGGGCAGCGCATCGGTCGCCGGTCTCGCCCTCGGGCGCCTGATCGACCGCCTGCACCTGCGCAGCAGCGTGCTGCTGCCTTCGCTGTTCGGCCTCGCTATGGGGTTTGCGGTACTGGCATTGGCGCAGCGCAGCGAGAGCGTGCTCGTCGGCGTGTTGCTGATTGGGCTTTCCTTCAACGGCGTGACCCTGCCGCTGCTCGCCCTGCTCGGCGACGTCACGCCGCCCTCGGCCTACGGTCGCGCGATGGGCGTGTATCAGATCTTCGGCGACATCGGCGGCAGCCTGGGTCCGATGGTCGGGCTCGACCTGTGTCTGCGCTTCGGCGCCGAGCCGGTCTACGCCGGACTCAGCCTGCTTGTGGTCGGCAGTCTTGCCGCGGCGCTGTGGGTACGCCGTCGCGAGGGGGTGTGGCGCAGCCGCTGCGGCTGAGTGGCTTCAGGGCAGCGCGCGCAGCGTCGGTTGGGGCGTTTTACCGGTGACGAAGCGGGCGTGCCGTGCCCAGGCATTGCCCAGCGCCACGCGTACCGCCGCAGGGTCGTCCGTGAACGTATCCTCGGCGGCCGTGCCGAGCGCCAGGCGTTCCGCCAGCGCGGCGGGGTCGTCCCGCACCAGCTGCGCCTCGCCGGAAAGGGCGGCCCTGGCGGCGGCGAAGCGGTCGCCCGCGAGCCCGAGCGCCGCCGCACGCTCCAGCGTCGCCTCCACCAGCGCGGCCACCGCCGCGGTCATGCCCGGCGGGCAGACCACCTGCAGCGCCCAGTAGCCGCCGTCGCTCCAGGTCTCGATGGAGGAATGCACGCCGTAGGCGAGGCCTCGCGCGCGCAGCTCGCGGAACAGCGGGGCGGCGAGCCCGCCGCACAGCGCACGCTCGGCGAGGCGCAGCGCCCCGGCGGCGGCGCTTCCGGCCAGCGGGGCGGGCAGCAGCCACAGCAGGCCGGGCGGACCGCCGTCGGTCAGGTATTCGTGCACGCCGCCGTGCCAGTGCCAGGCGTGCCCCGGGGTGGCGGAGGCGTCCGCAGGCAGGCGGGCGAGCGGTGCACAGGCAGCGGCGACTGCGCCGGGGTCCACGTCGCCGGCGACGCCCACGCGCAGCGCCGGGCCGCGCAGTTCGCGGGCGAGAAAACGCTGCAGGCAGGTGGGGGTGGCGTCGGCGGACAGGGCATCGACCGGCGCAGGGGCGGCGATGCCGAGGCAGCGCGCGAGGGCGAGTTCCAGCGCCGATCCGCCCTCGGCAAGGCCCTCGTGGCGGATGGCCTCGCGTTCGCGCGCGAAGCCGCCGGCGGTGACGAGATCGGCCCCGCGCGCGAGACGGGCGGCGAGCCGGGCCAGGGCATCGGGCAGCTCTGCGACCGGCACGTTCAGGTGGAACAGGCTGTGTTCGCGACCGCTCCAGGCATTGAGCTGCCCGCCCGTGGCGTCGAAGGCGGCGAGGTCGTGCGGATCGTCCGGAAACAGCAGATGCTCGGCGAGGTGCGCGAAGCCCGATTCGCCCGCCCGTTCGGCGCGCGAGCCGGCGCGCCAGGCGATGGCCGCGGCGGCGCCGGTCCGTCCGGGCATGGGGTGGATCGCAACGCCCACGCCGTTGGCCAGGAGCAGTTCGCGCGTGGCCGGGTTCACGTCACGTCCTT
Proteins encoded in this window:
- a CDS encoding DJ-1/PfpI family protein — encoded protein: MTLRAVIVLFDEIEVLDFAGPFEVLSTASRVARRQGLDAPFEVCTVAETAAPVRARGGLRVTPDHTLADCPKADLLLVPGGDVTAALRRAPLIEWIAQRAAGAELTASICTGAFLLAEVGQLRGRRVTTHWEDIDELARSYPDLEVVTGVRWVDIGDRVTSAGITAGIDMSLHLVARFAGMSLALATARQMDFEWRTEASTPA
- a CDS encoding hydrolase codes for the protein MSKTLTLQAERSALVVIDLQRGIVGMQTQPHAPAEVVARSVDMLRAARAAGTLCVLVHVGGGPDGRDRLSPEADQPAPAGPSPAGFSDLVSEVGPEDGDIVILKRQWGAFYGTDLDLQLRRRGIDTVILCGIATEIGVESTARDAYERGYRLVFAADAMNGRSVEGHENSLQRIFPRMGLVRDTQTVVAALEAGR
- a CDS encoding M16 family metallopeptidase — protein: MNPATRELLLANGVGVAIHPMPGRTGAAAAIAWRAGSRAERAGESGFAHLAEHLLFPDDPHDLAAFDATGGQLNAWSGREHSLFHLNVPVAELPDALARLAARLARGADLVTAGGFAREREAIRHEGLAEGGSALELALARCLGIAAPAPVDALSADATPTCLQRFLARELRGPALRVGVAGDVDPGAVAAACAPLARLPADASATPGHAWHWHGGVHEYLTDGGPPGLLWLLPAPLAGSAAAGALRLAERALCGGLAAPLFRELRARGLAYGVHSSIETWSDGGYWALQVVCPPGMTAAVAALVEATLERAAALGLAGDRFAAARAALSGEAQLVRDDPAALAERLALGTAAEDTFTDDPAAVRVALGNAWARHARFVTGKTPQPTLRALP
- a CDS encoding lactate utilization protein B; this encodes MPTETPIDYRAHARGLLRDTPGVRDAVTRATSHLDGNRELAYAEIDERALRDWAAGLRRHALANLDRYLLQAEERLTANGVEVHWADDASEALAVLATLVQRYAVRRVVKGKSMLTEEIGANAALEGMGVEVFETDLGEYIIQLAHEHPSHIIAPAIHRSVEDIAAQFESQLGTPSDADPEALAAAARARLREAFLSAEMGITGANFVAADSGTVALVENEGNIRLSTSAPRVHVAFVGIEKVVPRLADLGGLLPLISRAATGQRLGNYVSLISGPRRADEADGPEAVHVVFVDNGRSALLGDPEQGEALACIRCGACLNTCPVFRQTGGHPYQWAYSGPIGAVLAPALLGLERAWMLPQASTLCGACEDVCPVRIPLPRMLVTWRQRAAAAGLGFAGEALAVKSWRWVASHPGLFHRSVRAMSGPLGHAFGGVPVLREWTRFRVLPQADDAGEDTP
- a CDS encoding HAF repeat-containing protein, whose amino-acid sequence is MSAGRVSLPRAFVLLAGILLGTAVQAAPLYRIIDLGLLPGGHGSQAAAINRYGEVAGSAVTRHGVLRAVRWRPGHPPRNLGLLPGGHNSRGFGINVRGEVTGETGLRTGAERAFIWSPRHGLRDLGTLGGRNSVGFGVNAHGAVTGTADTRKGHGHAFVWRPRHGMRDLGTLGGTSSDGIAINGYGDIVGQSRTRSGSMRAFIWTAQRGMTDLGTLGGRNSNATAIDERGAVTGAADTSGGTSHAFLWTPDDGMRDLGSLGGTSTGLGVNGRDEVVGMSMTANGGMRAFVWTPATGMRALDGLIPRGSGWTLVMASAVNSRGQIVGVGSYRGEERAFLLTPLASPDRFRPVAEHTH
- a CDS encoding MFS transporter, which gives rise to MWRLAPVALMGGLGGGLVFPILPALGPQLGISGFVVGLILSANRITRLAFDAPAGHLVDRLGGRGPITLGLLIEALGILCYSLALRVGPPAGWLLFGRAVFGVGSAMLLVGVQATALGISSREDRGRKMAGVRIAMSLGLPLGMVLGGLLAERYSDDTAFLAGAASTFAAAGIAAWLIPQVPREPRQAVSHEGLLARLRTLAGLPAFPFMATAWGFNLLIFLSVQGVMLATLVLLVQARDIRVLGLADQGSAGLVMAVMMGSASVAGLALGRLIDRLHLRSSVLLPSLFGLAMGFAVLALAQRSESVLVGVLLIGLSFNGVTLPLLALLGDVTPPSAYGRAMGVYQIFGDIGGSLGPMVGLDLCLRFGAEPVYAGLSLLVVGSLAAALWVRRREGVWRSRCG
- a CDS encoding DMT family transporter; translated protein: MAYIYLLVAILSEVAATTALKRADGFTHPLPSAIVVLGYGTAFYCLSLVLRSLPVSITYAIWSGLGIVLVTLAGAVFYRQMPDLAAWIGMGLILAGVLVIHLFSRSAVLS
- a CDS encoding LutC/YkgG family protein, which translates into the protein MDPLSRSAAGRRRRRGHAMKPEMLARIRAAAARRADPGLAAAPPRPAVTEPRALLQQRCNGNGIEWQAFADTAQARTWLAGFAAGFADASVSAWVPDDLAPALPAAAPESAALGVSRARLAVAESGTLVLDAREGRRTQLLPPVHLIWLAENDIVPALPDALARLADDLPSAVGLHSGPSRSADIGGVLVQGVHGPGRVVVALLPSISPIPALG
- a CDS encoding (Fe-S)-binding protein, with protein sequence MRVALFPSCLAEGFYPRAVEDAHWLLVAAGAEVTVPEGATCCGQPAYSTGHHADARAMLERTLDALVGADYVVLPSGSCAAMLRCFAPALAADTAVAVAAQMVGERSYELAQFLDEIAGWRPAAHGLAGRLIAVHHGCHALRELHAAESAERLLRAAGAELLPWIAQRECCGFGGAFAVKLPEVSAAMADRKLDTLPEAEWLVSADPGCLMQLSGRAGARGIDLPVRHLAGVLREAARAD